In Pseudomonas hamedanensis, a single window of DNA contains:
- a CDS encoding DnaJ C-terminal domain-containing protein — MDFKDYYKILGVEPTADDKAIKAAYRKLARKYHPDVSKEKDAEAKFKDASEAYEALKSADKRAEYDELRRYGQHGQPFQGPPGWQSRGGFGGGGGDTGDFSDFFSSIFGNRGPGFGGAQGGQSRGRRGQDVEMELPVFLEETLANESKKVTFQVPQYNANGQHVSNTSKSLNVKIPAGVADGERIRLKGQGAPGVGGGANGDLYLTIRFAPHPKFDVEGDNLIITLPLAPWELALGTEVAVPTLTGKINLKVPAGSQNGQRMRAKGHGLKNKAGERGYLFVQLKAVMPKTSDDEVKALWQELAKKAAFNPRENF; from the coding sequence ATGGACTTCAAAGACTATTACAAGATACTCGGCGTGGAGCCGACAGCCGACGACAAGGCCATCAAGGCGGCCTATCGCAAGCTGGCGCGCAAATACCACCCCGATGTCAGCAAGGAAAAGGACGCCGAGGCCAAGTTCAAGGACGCCTCGGAAGCCTATGAAGCGCTGAAAAGCGCCGACAAGCGCGCCGAATACGACGAACTGCGTCGTTATGGCCAGCACGGTCAGCCGTTCCAGGGGCCACCGGGCTGGCAGAGCCGCGGCGGTTTTGGCGGTGGCGGTGGCGATACCGGCGACTTCTCGGACTTTTTCAGTTCGATCTTCGGCAACCGCGGCCCCGGTTTCGGTGGCGCGCAGGGCGGCCAATCACGCGGACGGCGAGGGCAAGACGTGGAAATGGAACTGCCGGTCTTCCTCGAAGAAACCCTGGCCAACGAGTCGAAGAAAGTCACCTTTCAGGTGCCGCAATACAACGCCAACGGCCAGCACGTCAGCAACACCAGCAAGAGCCTGAACGTGAAGATTCCGGCCGGCGTGGCCGACGGCGAGCGCATCCGCCTCAAAGGCCAGGGCGCACCGGGCGTTGGCGGCGGGGCGAATGGCGACCTGTACCTGACCATTCGTTTTGCGCCGCACCCGAAGTTCGATGTCGAAGGCGACAACCTGATCATCACCTTGCCGCTGGCCCCGTGGGAGCTGGCGCTGGGTACCGAAGTGGCCGTGCCGACCCTGACCGGCAAGATCAACCTCAAGGTGCCCGCCGGCAGCCAGAACGGCCAGCGCATGCGTGCCAAAGGCCATGGTCTGAAGAACAAGGCCGGCGAGCGCGGTTATCTGTTTGTGCAACTCAAAGCGGTCATGCCGAAAACCTCTGACGATGAGGTCAAGGCGCTGTGGCAGGAACTGGCAAAAAAAGCTGCGTTCAATCCGCGAGAGAACTTCTGA
- a CDS encoding PsiF family protein, with translation MKMLRVPLLMIGLLLCSQGFAATAQQNKMTTCNADATAKSLKGDERKAFMSTCLKAAPAANDGKVLTPQQQKMSTCNADAKTQALTGDARKAFMSDCLKKK, from the coding sequence ATGAAGATGTTGCGTGTCCCGTTGTTGATGATTGGTTTGCTCCTGTGTTCCCAGGGTTTCGCCGCCACGGCGCAACAAAACAAGATGACCACCTGCAATGCCGATGCGACCGCCAAGAGCCTCAAGGGCGACGAGCGCAAAGCCTTCATGAGCACCTGCCTGAAAGCGGCGCCTGCGGCCAACGATGGCAAGGTGCTGACGCCGCAGCAGCAGAAAATGAGCACCTGCAATGCCGATGCGAAAACCCAGGCGCTGACGGGGGATGCGCGCAAGGCGTTCATGAGTGATTGCCTGAAAAAGAAATAA
- a CDS encoding esterase/lipase family protein produces the protein MSTRYPLVLVPGMLGFVRLLLYPYWYGIIKALRRGGATVIAVQVSPLHSTEVRGEQLLARIDEILRETGALKVNLFGHSQGALTARYAAAKRPDLVASVTSVAGPNHGSELADYLEQHYPADSAKGRLLEALLRWVGWLMALMETGYHGPKLPVDIHASHQSLTRAGVALFNQRYPQGLPPIWGGHGPEEVNGVRYYSWSGTLQPGKTDRGGNLFDGTNRSCRLFARTFVREPGQCDGMVGRYSSHLGTVIGDDYPLDHFDIVNQSLGLVGKGADPVRLFVEHAARLEAAGL, from the coding sequence ATGTCGACACGTTATCCACTGGTGCTGGTGCCGGGCATGCTCGGATTTGTCCGGCTGCTGCTTTACCCCTACTGGTACGGGATCATCAAGGCGCTGCGCCGTGGTGGTGCGACGGTGATCGCCGTGCAGGTCTCGCCGCTCCATTCGACCGAGGTGCGCGGCGAGCAGTTGCTGGCGCGGATCGACGAAATCCTGCGTGAAACCGGCGCGCTGAAGGTCAACCTGTTCGGCCATAGCCAGGGCGCGTTGACGGCTCGTTACGCTGCTGCAAAACGGCCGGATCTGGTTGCTTCGGTAACCTCCGTGGCTGGCCCCAATCACGGCTCGGAACTGGCCGATTATCTGGAACAACACTACCCCGCCGACAGTGCCAAGGGCCGTCTGCTCGAAGCGCTGCTGCGCTGGGTCGGCTGGCTGATGGCGCTGATGGAAACCGGCTACCACGGGCCGAAACTGCCGGTGGATATCCACGCCTCGCACCAGTCGCTGACCCGCGCGGGCGTGGCGCTGTTCAATCAGCGTTATCCACAGGGCTTGCCGCCAATCTGGGGCGGGCACGGGCCTGAGGAGGTCAATGGCGTGCGCTATTACTCATGGTCGGGGACGTTGCAGCCGGGCAAGACTGATCGTGGCGGCAATCTCTTTGACGGGACGAATCGCAGTTGCCGCTTGTTCGCCAGAACCTTTGTCCGCGAACCGGGGCAGTGCGACGGCATGGTCGGGCGCTACAGCTCGCACCTGGGCACGGTGATCGGCGATGACTATCCGCTGGATCATTTCGACATCGTCAACCAGTCGCTGGGACTGGTCGGCAAGGGCGCGGATCCGGTGCGCTTGTTTGTCGAGCATGCGGCGCGGCTGGAGGCGGCCGGGCTTTGA
- a CDS encoding Hsp70 family protein: MKDASPARACGIDFGTSNSTVGWLRPGMDTMIALEDDKITLPSVVFFNIEERRPVYGRLALHEYLEGYEGRLMRSLKSLLGSKLIKHDTSVLGTAMPFKDLLGLFIGQLKARAETTAGREFEQVVLGRPVFFVDDDPLADQEAEDTLVEVARKIGFKDVSFQYEPIAAAFDYESTIEKEELVLIVDIGGGTSDFSLVRLSPERRGVENRHDDILATGGVHIGGTDFDKQLSLQGLMPLFGYGSRMKSGAYMPTSHHMNLATWHTINSVYSQKTSLALASMRYDIEDTGGIDRLFKLIEQRAGHWLAMEVEETKIQLTRADSRHVPLDRIEAGLSVELTRALFESAIEALLERVRGSVTQLLNDAGVAVDQVDTVFFTGGSSGIPALRNSVSAMLPNARHVEGNIFGSIGSGLAIDAMKRYGSMA, encoded by the coding sequence ATGAAAGACGCCTCTCCAGCCCGTGCCTGTGGCATCGACTTCGGCACGTCCAACTCCACCGTCGGCTGGCTGCGCCCCGGCATGGACACCATGATTGCGCTGGAAGACGACAAGATCACCCTGCCGTCGGTGGTCTTCTTCAATATCGAGGAGCGCCGCCCGGTGTACGGTCGTCTGGCGCTGCACGAATACCTGGAAGGCTACGAAGGCCGGCTGATGCGCTCGCTGAAAAGCCTGCTCGGCTCCAAGCTGATCAAGCATGACACCAGCGTTCTCGGCACGGCCATGCCGTTCAAGGACTTGCTCGGGCTGTTCATCGGCCAGCTCAAGGCCCGCGCCGAGACCACCGCCGGGCGGGAATTCGAGCAAGTGGTGCTGGGCCGTCCGGTGTTTTTCGTCGATGACGATCCGCTGGCCGACCAGGAAGCCGAAGACACTCTGGTCGAAGTGGCGCGCAAAATCGGTTTCAAGGACGTGTCGTTTCAGTATGAGCCGATCGCGGCGGCATTCGACTATGAGTCGACCATCGAAAAGGAAGAGCTGGTGCTGATCGTCGACATCGGCGGCGGTACGTCCGACTTCTCGCTGGTGCGCCTGTCGCCCGAGCGGCGCGGTGTCGAGAACCGTCACGACGACATCCTCGCCACCGGCGGCGTGCACATCGGTGGAACCGACTTCGACAAGCAACTGAGCCTGCAAGGCCTGATGCCGCTGTTCGGTTATGGCAGCCGCATGAAGAGCGGCGCCTACATGCCGACCAGCCACCACATGAACCTGGCGACCTGGCACACCATCAACTCGGTGTACTCACAGAAAACCAGCCTGGCGCTGGCCAGCATGCGTTACGACATTGAGGACACCGGCGGTATCGATCGTCTGTTCAAATTGATCGAACAGCGTGCCGGCCACTGGCTGGCGATGGAAGTGGAAGAAACCAAGATTCAACTGACCCGCGCCGACAGCCGCCACGTGCCGCTGGACCGCATCGAGGCCGGGCTGAGCGTCGAGCTGACGCGTGCGCTGTTCGAATCGGCGATCGAAGCGCTGTTGGAGCGGGTGCGCGGCAGTGTCACGCAACTGTTGAATGACGCCGGCGTGGCGGTCGATCAGGTCGACACGGTGTTCTTCACTGGCGGTTCCAGCGGCATTCCGGCGCTGCGCAACAGCGTCTCGGCAATGCTGCCGAACGCGCGGCATGTTGAAGGGAATATCTTTGGCAGCATTGGCAGCGGCTTGGCGATTGATGCCATGAAACGCTACGGTTCGATGGCCTGA
- a CDS encoding FMN-dependent NADH-azoreductase — translation MSRILVVHGSPRGDRSTSRRLAEGFLSAWQARHPEGQITRREVGRVLVPPVNEAFVAAAFYPEPDARPLSMQADLALSDQLVGELFEHDLLLISTPMYNFSVPSGLKAWVDQIVRLGLTFDHTLDNGVAQYTPLLQGKKALIVTSRGGFGFGPGGALEALNHADPWLRTALGFVGINDVSVVAAEGEESAERTFAVSVAEAEQRLLDLARVF, via the coding sequence ATGAGCAGGATTCTTGTGGTTCACGGCAGCCCGCGAGGCGACCGGTCGACTTCGCGGCGTTTGGCGGAGGGTTTTTTGAGCGCTTGGCAGGCGCGCCATCCAGAGGGGCAGATCACCCGTCGGGAGGTCGGCCGAGTGCTGGTGCCGCCGGTCAATGAGGCGTTCGTGGCGGCGGCGTTTTATCCCGAGCCTGACGCGCGTCCGTTGTCGATGCAGGCTGATCTGGCGTTGAGCGATCAACTGGTCGGCGAATTGTTCGAGCATGATCTGCTGCTGATTTCCACGCCGATGTACAACTTCAGTGTGCCCAGCGGCCTCAAGGCCTGGGTGGATCAGATCGTGCGCCTGGGGCTGACTTTCGATCACACGCTGGACAACGGTGTCGCTCAGTACACCCCGTTGCTGCAAGGCAAAAAGGCCTTGATCGTCACCAGTCGCGGTGGCTTCGGCTTTGGCCCGGGCGGCGCGCTTGAGGCGTTGAATCATGCCGATCCGTGGTTGCGCACGGCGCTGGGGTTCGTCGGCATCAACGACGTCAGTGTGGTGGCCGCAGAAGGCGAAGAATCTGCCGAACGCACTTTTGCCGTGTCGGTGGCCGAGGCCGAGCAACGCCTGCTCGACCTGGCCAGGGTGTTCTAG
- a CDS encoding chaperone modulator CbpM produces the protein MSSPLSVQLDLAEFCEAADLPDVYVIEIVEHGILEPQGAQPREWRFTDYELALAKRAAKLRRDLELEWEGVALALDLLEEVRELRAENRMLRQRLGRLVVE, from the coding sequence ATGAGCAGCCCCCTGAGCGTTCAACTGGACCTGGCAGAATTCTGTGAGGCGGCCGATTTACCGGACGTCTACGTGATCGAAATCGTCGAACACGGCATCCTCGAACCTCAGGGCGCACAGCCCCGGGAATGGCGCTTCACCGATTACGAACTGGCCCTGGCCAAGCGCGCCGCCAAGCTGCGCCGCGATTTGGAGCTGGAGTGGGAAGGAGTGGCGCTGGCGCTGGATCTGCTGGAGGAAGTGCGTGAGTTGCGCGCCGAGAACCGGATGCTGCGTCAGCGGTTGGGGCGGTTGGTGGTTGAGTAG
- a CDS encoding AraC family transcriptional regulator: MNSKHIDLLDFSELPSAVYFRYADFNAHEFAAPHRHPWGTLEYAAHGVLHMDVGGSRFMSPPQYAVWVPPQVEHSFYSHQPVNYRAVCLDRQVCAGLPAQACTLAISDILKAILKDFAARDVKIPEQESDRRLAQVLVDQLQQAPVHECYLPYASSPGLLAILDALQAEPGSNQPLAHWAAQVHVSERTLARQFVRELGMSFGEWRQRLRYLAAIELLETARSVQEIAFDLGYSSGSAFIAMFARQAGCTPEQYRRSHLEGRKV; encoded by the coding sequence ATGAACAGCAAACACATCGATCTGCTGGATTTCAGCGAACTGCCGTCAGCGGTGTATTTCCGCTATGCCGATTTCAACGCTCACGAGTTCGCCGCGCCGCACCGGCACCCTTGGGGAACGCTGGAGTACGCCGCCCACGGCGTGCTGCACATGGACGTCGGCGGCAGCCGCTTCATGTCGCCCCCGCAGTACGCCGTGTGGGTGCCGCCGCAGGTCGAGCACAGTTTCTACAGCCATCAGCCGGTCAACTATCGCGCGGTGTGTCTGGATCGGCAGGTCTGCGCCGGACTGCCGGCACAGGCCTGCACACTGGCGATCAGTGACATTCTCAAGGCGATTCTCAAGGACTTCGCCGCCCGCGACGTGAAGATACCCGAGCAGGAATCCGACCGGCGTCTGGCCCAGGTGCTGGTCGATCAGTTGCAACAGGCGCCAGTGCATGAGTGTTATCTGCCCTACGCCAGCAGCCCCGGTTTGCTGGCGATTCTCGACGCCTTGCAGGCCGAACCGGGCAGCAATCAGCCGCTGGCGCATTGGGCGGCGCAAGTGCATGTCAGCGAGCGCACGCTGGCGCGGCAGTTTGTCCGTGAACTGGGGATGAGTTTTGGCGAATGGCGTCAACGCTTGCGCTATCTGGCGGCGATCGAGCTCCTTGAGACGGCGCGCAGCGTGCAGGAAATCGCCTTTGATCTGGGCTACAGCAGCGGCTCGGCGTTTATCGCCATGTTCGCCCGGCAGGCCGGCTGTACGCCGGAGCAGTATCGGCGCAGTCACCTGGAAGGCAGGAAGGTGTAA
- the ureC gene encoding urease subunit alpha — MKISRSAYADMFGPTVGDKVRLADTELWIEVEQDFTTYGEEVKFGGGKVIRDGQGQSQLLAAEVVDTLITNALIIDHWGIVKADVGLKDGRIAGIGKAGNPDVQPGVTIAIGAGTEVIAGEGMILTAGGIDTHIHFICPQQIEEALMSGVTTMIGGGTGPATGTNATTCTSGPWHLARMLQAADAFPMNIGLTGKGNASLPEPLIEQVRAGAIGLKLHEDWGTTPASIDNCLNVADQFDVQVAIHTDTLNESGFVETTLGAFKGRTIHTYHTEGAGGGHAPDIIKACGFPNVLPSSTNPTRPFTRNTIDEHLDMLMVCHHLDPSIAEDVAFAESRIRRETIAAEDILHDLGAFSMISSDSQAMGRVGEVITRTWQTADKMKKQRGPLPQDGAGNDNFRAKRYIAKYTINPAITHGISHEVGSIEVGKWADLVLWRPAFFGVKPTLILKGGAIAASLMGDANASIPTPQPVHYRPMFASYGGSLHATSLTFISQAAHEAGLPEALGLKKKIAVVKGCRDVQKTDLIHNDYLPDIDVDPQTYQVKADGVLLWCEPAETLPMAQRYFLF; from the coding sequence TACGGCGAAGAAGTGAAATTCGGCGGCGGCAAAGTCATCCGCGACGGTCAGGGCCAGAGCCAGTTGCTCGCCGCCGAGGTGGTCGACACGCTGATCACCAACGCGCTGATCATCGACCACTGGGGCATCGTCAAGGCGGACGTCGGCCTCAAGGACGGGCGCATCGCCGGCATCGGCAAGGCCGGCAACCCCGACGTCCAGCCCGGCGTGACCATCGCCATCGGCGCCGGCACCGAAGTGATTGCCGGCGAAGGCATGATCCTCACCGCGGGCGGCATCGACACGCACATCCATTTCATTTGCCCGCAGCAGATCGAAGAAGCTTTGATGAGCGGCGTCACCACCATGATCGGCGGCGGCACGGGACCTGCCACCGGAACCAACGCCACCACCTGCACGTCGGGACCATGGCATCTGGCGCGCATGCTCCAGGCCGCCGATGCGTTCCCGATGAACATCGGTCTCACCGGCAAGGGCAACGCCAGCCTGCCGGAACCGTTGATCGAGCAGGTCAGGGCCGGCGCCATCGGCCTCAAGCTGCACGAAGACTGGGGCACCACCCCGGCGAGCATCGACAACTGCCTCAACGTCGCCGATCAGTTCGACGTCCAGGTCGCAATCCACACCGACACCCTCAACGAATCCGGCTTCGTCGAAACCACCCTCGGCGCGTTCAAGGGTCGCACCATCCACACCTATCACACCGAAGGTGCCGGCGGCGGCCATGCGCCGGACATCATCAAGGCCTGCGGTTTCCCCAACGTGCTGCCGAGTTCGACCAACCCGACCCGGCCATTCACCCGCAACACCATCGACGAACACCTCGACATGCTGATGGTCTGCCACCACCTTGACCCGAGCATTGCCGAAGACGTCGCCTTTGCTGAAAGCCGCATCCGCCGCGAAACGATCGCCGCCGAAGACATCTTGCATGACCTCGGCGCGTTCTCGATGATCAGCTCCGACAGCCAGGCCATGGGCCGCGTCGGCGAAGTGATCACGCGCACCTGGCAGACCGCCGACAAAATGAAAAAACAGCGCGGCCCGCTGCCGCAGGACGGCGCAGGCAACGACAACTTCCGCGCCAAACGCTACATCGCCAAATACACCATCAACCCGGCGATCACCCATGGCATCAGCCATGAGGTCGGTTCGATCGAAGTCGGCAAGTGGGCCGATCTGGTGCTGTGGCGCCCGGCGTTTTTCGGCGTGAAACCAACGCTGATCCTCAAGGGCGGCGCGATTGCCGCCAGCCTCATGGGCGATGCCAACGCCTCTATTCCGACGCCGCAACCGGTGCACTACCGACCGATGTTTGCCAGTTACGGCGGCTCGTTGCACGCGACCAGCCTGACCTTTATCAGCCAGGCCGCGCACGAAGCCGGGCTACCCGAAGCGCTTGGGCTGAAGAAAAAAATCGCCGTGGTGAAAGGCTGCCGCGACGTGCAGAAAACCGACCTGATTCATAACGATTATCTGCCGGATATTGATGTTGATCCGCAGACTTATCAGGTCAAGGCCGATGGGGTGTTGCTGTGGTGTGAGCCGGCGGAAACGCTGCCGATGGCGCAGCGGTACTTTTTGTTCTGA
- a CDS encoding DMT family transporter — protein sequence MAWLFLLIAAGFEVTFAMGMKYAEGFTRPWPSLITVVAAVGGIYFLTLAMRDLPVSIAYPIWTAIGSLGTVFLGYALLGESLTLVKLLSVGLIVAGVVGLK from the coding sequence ATGGCCTGGCTGTTCTTGCTGATCGCCGCCGGGTTTGAAGTCACTTTTGCCATGGGCATGAAATACGCCGAAGGCTTCACCCGGCCCTGGCCGTCGCTGATCACGGTGGTTGCGGCGGTCGGCGGGATTTACTTTCTGACCCTGGCGATGCGCGACCTGCCGGTGAGCATTGCCTATCCGATCTGGACCGCGATTGGCTCGCTCGGCACGGTGTTCCTCGGATATGCCTTGCTGGGCGAGAGCCTGACCCTGGTCAAACTGCTCTCGGTGGGGCTGATTGTGGCGGGGGTGGTGGGGCTGAAGTAG
- a CDS encoding AI-2E family transporter produces MPTFSERHVVFWVSCIIIFGGLLLVLPLRLLPSLLAGLLVFELVNMLTPQLQRLIEGRRARWLAVALLGTLVVSVLALLFAGAISFLLHEAENPGASLDKFMGVVDRARGQLPPFIDAYLPASAAEFRVAIGEWMSKHLSDLQLVGKDAAHMFVTLLIGMVLGAIIALQRIPDVTKRKPLAAALFDRLHLLVQAFRNIVFAQIKISLLNTFFTGIFLAVVLPMLGIKLPLTKTLIVLTFLLGLLPVIGNLISNTLITIVGLSLSIWVAMAALGYLIFIHKLEYFLNARIVGGQISAKSWELLLAMLVFEAAFGLPGVVAGPIYYAYLKSELKLGGMV; encoded by the coding sequence ATGCCAACGTTTTCTGAGCGTCATGTTGTGTTCTGGGTCAGCTGCATCATCATATTTGGCGGTTTGCTGCTGGTGCTGCCACTGCGCTTGCTGCCGAGCCTGTTGGCCGGCTTGTTGGTGTTCGAGCTGGTCAACATGCTCACCCCGCAACTGCAACGGCTGATCGAAGGGCGGCGTGCGCGCTGGCTGGCGGTGGCGTTGCTGGGCACGTTGGTGGTCAGTGTGCTGGCTTTGCTCTTCGCCGGGGCCATCAGTTTTCTTTTGCACGAAGCGGAAAACCCGGGCGCCTCGCTCGATAAATTCATGGGCGTGGTCGACCGCGCGCGCGGGCAGTTGCCGCCGTTCATCGACGCTTATCTGCCGGCCAGCGCGGCGGAGTTTCGCGTGGCGATCGGCGAATGGATGAGCAAACACCTGTCTGACCTGCAACTGGTCGGCAAGGACGCCGCGCACATGTTCGTCACGTTGCTGATCGGCATGGTGCTCGGCGCGATCATCGCCCTGCAGCGCATTCCCGACGTGACCAAGCGCAAGCCCCTGGCCGCCGCACTGTTCGACCGTTTGCATTTGCTGGTGCAGGCGTTTCGCAACATCGTTTTTGCGCAGATCAAGATTTCCCTGCTCAACACCTTCTTCACCGGCATCTTCCTCGCGGTGGTCCTGCCGATGCTGGGCATCAAGCTGCCGCTGACCAAGACCCTGATCGTGCTGACCTTCCTGCTCGGCCTGCTACCGGTGATCGGTAACCTGATATCGAACACGCTGATTACCATCGTCGGCCTGTCGCTGTCGATCTGGGTGGCGATGGCTGCGCTGGGTTATCTGATCTTTATCCACAAGCTCGAATACTTCCTCAATGCGCGCATCGTCGGCGGGCAGATCAGTGCCAAGTCGTGGGAGTTGCTGCTGGCGATGCTGGTGTTCGAAGCCGCGTTCGGCCTGCCAGGGGTGGTGGCGGGGCCGATTTATTATGCGTACCTGAAGAGCGAATTGAAGCTCGGAGGAATGGTGTAA
- a CDS encoding ferritin-like domain-containing protein: MSDLHLSDVQTLRERARQHVENGAVTESYSANREEVLRLLNESLATELVCTLRYKRHYFMANGLKANVAADEFLEHANQEAEHADRLAERIVQLGGEPEFNPDLLSQLSHAQYVAGNTLKEMVYEDLVAERIAIDSYREIIQYLGDKDPTTRRIFEDILAEEEEHADDMADILKDL; the protein is encoded by the coding sequence ATGAGTGACCTGCATTTGTCTGATGTTCAAACCCTGCGTGAGCGCGCCCGACAACACGTGGAAAACGGCGCGGTCACCGAGAGTTACAGTGCCAACCGGGAAGAGGTGCTGCGCCTGCTCAATGAATCGCTGGCCACCGAACTGGTCTGCACCTTGCGCTACAAGCGCCACTATTTCATGGCCAACGGCCTGAAAGCCAACGTCGCTGCCGATGAGTTTCTCGAGCATGCCAATCAGGAAGCCGAGCACGCCGATCGCCTGGCCGAACGCATTGTGCAACTGGGCGGCGAGCCCGAATTCAACCCCGACCTGTTGAGCCAGCTGTCCCACGCGCAATACGTGGCCGGCAATACCTTGAAAGAGATGGTCTACGAGGACCTGGTCGCCGAGCGCATCGCCATCGACAGCTACCGCGAGATCATCCAGTACCTGGGCGACAAGGACCCGACCACCCGGCGCATCTTCGAAGACATTTTGGCCGAGGAAGAAGAGCATGCCGATGACATGGCGGACATTCTGAAAGATTTGTAA
- a CDS encoding LysR substrate-binding domain-containing protein, with amino-acid sequence MFASLPLTALRAFESASRLSSFKAAAEELSVTPTAISHQIRSLEDWLGVALFERLPRQVRLTEGGERLFRSLHGALLEVAQSVDTLRPHRSGSSLTLSTTAAFAALWLVPRLGRFYAQHPHINVRIDTHCEVIDLHQDASVDLVLRYSLDDYPNLYGLCLFDESFAVYGSPEQVALAARRTPTLISVRWHNSRLYAHGWQAWCAKAGERWLDQQPVNREYDEEHYALQAAIAGQGLVLASNVLVSESVASGLLMPYRGEVQVDGAGYSALCVPGRERHPPVRAFFRWLQDEARLSGLTPRAQPSAATAGNPA; translated from the coding sequence ATGTTTGCCTCGCTGCCCCTGACCGCCCTGCGCGCCTTCGAGTCGGCTTCGCGGTTATCCAGTTTCAAAGCCGCCGCCGAGGAGTTGTCGGTGACGCCGACGGCCATTTCCCACCAGATTCGCTCGCTGGAAGACTGGCTCGGCGTCGCCCTATTCGAACGCTTGCCCCGTCAGGTGCGCCTGACCGAGGGCGGCGAGCGGCTGTTTCGCAGCCTGCACGGCGCCCTGCTGGAAGTGGCGCAGAGCGTCGACACCCTGCGCCCCCACCGCAGCGGCAGCAGCCTGACGCTGTCGACCACGGCGGCGTTTGCGGCGCTGTGGCTGGTGCCACGCCTCGGCCGGTTTTATGCGCAACATCCGCACATCAATGTGCGCATCGACACCCATTGCGAAGTCATCGACCTGCATCAGGACGCCAGTGTCGATCTGGTCCTGCGCTACAGCCTCGATGATTACCCGAACCTCTATGGCCTGTGCCTGTTCGATGAGTCGTTCGCGGTGTACGGCTCGCCCGAGCAAGTGGCGCTGGCCGCGCGACGCACGCCGACGCTGATCAGCGTGCGCTGGCACAACTCCAGACTTTATGCGCACGGCTGGCAAGCGTGGTGCGCCAAGGCCGGCGAGCGCTGGCTCGATCAGCAGCCGGTCAACCGCGAATACGATGAGGAACATTACGCACTGCAAGCGGCCATCGCCGGCCAGGGCCTGGTGCTGGCGAGCAATGTTCTGGTGTCGGAAAGCGTCGCCAGCGGTTTGCTGATGCCCTACCGCGGTGAAGTACAGGTCGACGGCGCCGGTTACAGCGCGCTCTGCGTGCCGGGGCGGGAACGGCATCCGCCGGTACGCGCATTTTTTCGCTGGCTGCAGGACGAGGCGCGGTTGTCTGGGCTGACGCCAAGAGCGCAGCCTTCGGCCGCTACCGCAGGGAACCCGGCATAA
- a CDS encoding DMT family transporter has protein sequence MQYAFPLLAIFIWAGNTVINKLAVGAIFPAEIGFYRWLLAGLLFTPFMLKQVIAHWPQIRPNLGRIFVLGVLGMAVYQSLAYFAATLTTATNMGIILSLMPLMSLAMAIISLGQRLTAGALVGAVLSFAGVLVVVSSGSLGALLQHGVNLGDAMMLIATLAYAVYSTLLKKWQLRLPPLVLLYLQVLVAIVVLFPLFAVSPKTGLTLQNIPLVLYACLLASMVAPLAWMQAVQRLGPSRTTLFFNLLPLITALIAAVVLKEQLALYHLVGGLLTLGGVVLSERWTTVLGRKISIA, from the coding sequence ATGCAATACGCGTTTCCCCTGCTGGCGATTTTTATCTGGGCCGGTAATACCGTAATCAACAAACTGGCCGTCGGGGCGATTTTTCCCGCCGAGATCGGTTTCTACCGCTGGCTGCTGGCCGGGTTGCTGTTTACCCCTTTCATGCTTAAACAGGTGATTGCGCACTGGCCGCAGATTCGTCCCAACCTGGGGCGGATTTTCGTCCTCGGCGTGCTCGGCATGGCCGTGTACCAGAGCCTGGCGTATTTCGCTGCCACCCTGACCACTGCGACCAACATGGGCATCATTCTGTCGCTGATGCCGCTGATGTCACTGGCCATGGCGATCATCAGCCTCGGCCAGCGCCTCACCGCCGGGGCACTGGTCGGTGCGGTGCTGTCGTTTGCCGGCGTGCTGGTGGTCGTGTCGTCCGGCAGCCTCGGCGCGTTGTTGCAGCACGGGGTCAATCTGGGTGACGCGATGATGCTGATCGCCACCCTCGCCTACGCGGTTTACAGCACCTTGCTGAAAAAATGGCAGCTGCGTTTGCCGCCCTTGGTCCTGCTGTACTTGCAGGTGCTGGTGGCGATTGTGGTGTTGTTTCCGTTGTTTGCCGTTTCGCCGAAAACCGGTCTGACCCTGCAGAACATTCCGCTGGTGCTGTATGCCTGCCTGCTCGCCTCGATGGTCGCGCCGCTGGCATGGATGCAGGCTGTGCAGCGCCTGGGCCCGAGCCGCACGACGTTGTTTTTCAATCTGCTGCCGTTGATTACGGCGTTGATTGCGGCGGTGGTGTTGAAAGAGCAGTTGGCGCTGTATCACCTGGTGGGCGGTTTGTTGACATTGGGCGGGGTGGTTTTGTCTGAGCGCTGGACCACGGTGTTGGGCCGCAAGATCAGTATCGCCTGA